A single window of Malus sylvestris chromosome 5, drMalSylv7.2, whole genome shotgun sequence DNA harbors:
- the LOC126622417 gene encoding uncharacterized protein LOC126622417: MGNIFPVYKFILHGVMKLVGMRPQTVEIEPGTIMNFWVPNKITEKQKSKPAVVFIHGFAMDGITTWQFQVLSLVKDYAVYVPDLLFFGGSTTDKPDRSLEFQAECVAKGLRILGVERCTVVGLSYGGMVGFKMAELYPNLVESMVVTCSVMALTRSITNASLDRLGFKCWSDYLLPDSVKGVRNLFEIAAYKFPHLPDWIYKHYLEVMFEHRKESEELLDALIVDDKDFTAAHYPQRVHLLWGENDKIFNMETANNLKLQLGDNATLQSIEKTGHLVQVEGLFVYNKELKKFLSSLLEENVHE, encoded by the exons atggggaaCATTTTTCCAGTCTACAAGTTTATTCTGCATGGGGTTATGAAGCTAGTAGGGATGAGACCCCAAACAGTGGAAATCGAGCCAGGAACTATCATGAACTTCTGGGTGCCCAATAAAATTACAGAAAAGCAGAAATCCAAGCCCGCCGTGGTATTCATCCATGGGTTTGCAATGGATGGTATCACCACATGGCAATTTCAAGTGCTATCTCTTGTTAAAGACTACGCGGTTTATGTTCCGGACCTTCTCTTCTTTGGAGGCTCCACTACGGATAAACCGGATAGGTCACTGGAGTTTCAAGCGGAGTGTGTGGCAAAGGGTTTGAGGATACTTGGGGTGGAGAGGTGCACCGTGGTGGGGCTGAGCTATGGAGGCATGGTTGGGTTTAAGATGGCTGAGTTGTACCCTAATTTGGTTGAGTCTATGGTGGTGACTTGTTCAGTTATGGCTTTAACCAGGTCAATTACTAATGCATCTCTTGATAGACTTGGGTTCAAATGCTGGTCAGATTACTTGCTTCCCGACTCAGTCAAAGGTGTGAGAAACCTTTTTGAAATTGCTGCCTATAAATTTCCGCATCTCCCAGACTGGATTTACAAACACTATTTAGAG GTTATGTTTGAACACAGAAAAGAGAGTGAGGAACTTTTGGATGCATTGATTGTGGATGACAAGGACTTTACAGCGGCTCATTACCCACAG CGTGTGCATCTTTTGTGGGGAGAGAATGACAAGATTTTCAACATGGAAACTGCCAATAATCTCAAACT CCAACTTGGAGACAACGCAACTCTACAGTCCATAGAGAAGACGGGCCACCTTGTTCAAGTGGAAGGACTATTTGTATACAACAAGGAACTCAAGAAATTTCTCTCTTCCCTGTTAGAAGAAAATGTGCACGAATAG